One region of Oxalobacteraceae bacterium OTU3CAMAD1 genomic DNA includes:
- the tldD gene encoding metalloprotease TldD produces MKPFEPNLSTLAVARDILLTPFGLDEAKLLKTLGAMFTHKVDYADLYFQFTKNEGWSLEEGIVKTGSFSIDQGVGVRAISGDKTAFAYSDEISEAALMDAATATRTIARAGAGKIKVAGAMTPTGGRSLYMPNDPLASLDATAKVKLLERIEKMARAKDPRVVQVMAGLAGEYDVVLVVRSDGVLAADIRPLVRVSLTVIVEQNGRREMGSSGGGGRYDYGYFSDTLLDFYATEAVKSAVVNLDARPAPAGPMTVVLGPGWPGILLHEAIGHGLEGDFNRKGSSTFSGRIGERVAAKGVTVVDDGTLADRRGSLNIDDEGNPTQCTTLIEDGILKGYIQDTMNARLMKMPVTGNARRESFAHLPMPRMTNTYMLGGDKDPGEILASVKNGLYAVNFGGGQVDITNGKFVFSASEAYMVENGKITYPVKGATLIGNGPEVLNRVSMIGNDMRLDPGVGVCGKEGQSVPVGVGQPTLRIDGVTVGGTA; encoded by the coding sequence ATGAAGCCTTTTGAACCCAACCTGTCCACCCTGGCCGTCGCCCGCGACATCCTGCTGACGCCGTTCGGGCTGGACGAGGCCAAGCTGCTCAAGACGCTGGGCGCGATGTTCACGCACAAGGTCGACTACGCCGACCTGTATTTCCAGTTCACCAAAAACGAAGGCTGGAGCCTGGAAGAGGGCATCGTCAAGACCGGCAGCTTCTCGATCGACCAGGGCGTCGGCGTGCGCGCCATTTCCGGCGACAAGACCGCCTTCGCCTACTCCGACGAAATTTCCGAAGCGGCGCTGATGGACGCGGCCACCGCGACCCGCACCATCGCCCGTGCCGGCGCCGGCAAGATCAAGGTGGCCGGCGCGATGACGCCGACCGGCGGCCGCTCGCTGTACATGCCGAACGATCCGCTCGCTTCGCTGGACGCGACGGCCAAGGTCAAGCTGCTCGAGCGCATCGAGAAGATGGCGCGCGCGAAAGATCCGCGCGTGGTGCAGGTCATGGCGGGCCTGGCCGGCGAATACGACGTGGTGCTGGTGGTCCGCAGCGACGGCGTGCTGGCGGCCGACATCCGTCCGCTGGTGCGGGTGTCGCTGACGGTCATCGTCGAGCAGAACGGCCGGCGCGAGATGGGTTCGTCCGGTGGCGGCGGCCGCTACGATTACGGTTACTTCAGCGATACCTTGCTGGACTTCTACGCCACCGAGGCGGTCAAGTCGGCGGTCGTCAACCTGGACGCGCGTCCGGCGCCGGCCGGCCCGATGACGGTCGTGCTGGGACCGGGCTGGCCCGGCATCCTGCTGCACGAGGCGATCGGCCACGGCCTCGAGGGCGACTTCAACCGCAAGGGTTCGTCGACGTTCTCCGGCCGCATCGGCGAGCGCGTCGCCGCCAAGGGCGTGACGGTGGTCGATGACGGCACCCTGGCCGATCGCCGCGGTTCGCTGAACATCGACGACGAAGGCAATCCGACGCAGTGCACGACCCTGATCGAGGACGGCATCCTGAAAGGCTACATCCAGGACACGATGAACGCGCGCCTGATGAAGATGCCGGTGACGGGCAACGCGCGGCGCGAATCGTTCGCGCACCTGCCGATGCCGCGCATGACCAACACCTACATGCTGGGCGGCGACAAGGACCCCGGGGAAATCCTGGCGTCGGTCAAGAACGGTTTGTACGCGGTCAATTTCGGCGGCGGCCAGGTCGACATCACCAACGGCAAGTTCGTGTTTTCGGCCAGCGAGGCCTATATGGTGGAGAACGGCAAGATCACCTATCCGGTCAAGGGCGCGACGCTGATCGGCAACGGCCCGGAAGTGTTGAACCGGGTCTCGATGATCGGCAACGACATGCGCCTGGACCCGGGTGTGGGCGTGTGCGGCAAGGAAGGCCAGAGCGTGCCGGTCGGCGTGGGCCAGCCGACCTTGCGCATCGATGGCGTGACGGTGGGCGGCACGGCGTAA
- a CDS encoding carbon-nitrogen hydrolase family protein — protein MTKVAAVQMISSPSVTENIATARRLVTQAADGGASLVLLPEYWAIMGLSDSDKVAVAEPLGQGPIQDFMSSLARELEIWLIGGTLPLASDDPEKVVNTTLVYNAQGEHVGRYDKIHLFGFTKGTESYNESKTIVPGKNVGVVEAPFGKIGMSVCYDLRFPELYRAMGPVSLIVVPAAFTYTTGQAHWEILLRARAIENQCYVLAAAQGGTHPNGRRTWGHSMLIDPWGAVKDVLAEGEGVVKGEIDPLFIEGVRQSLPALKHRTM, from the coding sequence ATGACTAAAGTCGCCGCAGTACAAATGATTTCCTCGCCGTCCGTGACGGAGAACATCGCCACCGCGCGCCGGCTGGTGACGCAGGCCGCCGACGGCGGCGCCTCGCTGGTGCTGCTGCCCGAGTACTGGGCCATCATGGGCTTGAGCGACAGCGACAAGGTGGCCGTGGCCGAGCCGCTGGGGCAGGGGCCGATCCAGGACTTCATGTCGTCGCTGGCGCGCGAGCTGGAGATCTGGCTGATCGGCGGCACCTTGCCGCTGGCGTCAGACGATCCGGAAAAAGTCGTCAACACCACCCTGGTCTACAACGCCCAGGGCGAGCACGTCGGCCGCTACGACAAGATCCACCTGTTTGGCTTCACCAAGGGTACGGAGTCGTACAACGAATCGAAAACCATCGTGCCGGGCAAGAACGTCGGCGTGGTCGAGGCGCCGTTCGGCAAGATCGGCATGTCGGTCTGCTACGACCTGCGCTTCCCCGAGCTGTACCGCGCGATGGGACCGGTGTCGCTGATCGTCGTGCCGGCCGCGTTCACCTACACCACCGGCCAGGCCCACTGGGAAATCCTGCTGCGCGCGCGCGCCATCGAAAACCAGTGCTACGTGCTGGCGGCGGCGCAGGGCGGTACGCATCCGAACGGGCGCCGCACCTGGGGCCACAGCATGCTGATCGACCCGTGGGGCGCGGTCAAGGACGTGCTGGCCGAGGGCGAGGGCGTGGTCAAGGGCGAGATCGATCCGCTGTTCATCGAAGGTGTGCGCCAGAGCCTGCCGGCGCTCAAGCACCGCACGATGTGA